The genome window GGACCGGAATTCCCTGGGGTACAGCTCCTCCAGGCGTGCGACGACCTCCGGAGGAATTTCGTTGCGCATGATCGTGAAGCAGGAGCGCACCCGCATCTGGTCCATCTGGGTGACCGCGGCCCCGAGCGAGGGCCACCAGGTCTCCACCGGGCCGTTCCAGGTGGTGTCCAGCGCGAGCATCATCTGCGTGTAGGCGTCGTCGAACGATTCGAGTTCCTTGCGCACCTCGGGCCCGCGCGGATCGAGGGCCAGCACCGCCTCGTAGCCGTCCGCGGGAACGGCGAGGGTGTTGATGACCACCGGCCAGACGATCTCCTCGCCGGTGAAGAACTCGCGCTCCGTCTCCCGGGAGAAGGGCACCGCGTCGAGGGGCTGGTAGCGCCGGCCGTAGCGCAGCTCGGCGAACCGGGCGTAGTGGGAGCCCTCCTTCTGGAAGGTCTCGGCGGCCGTCTCCACGGTGCCCTCGCCGCCGCCTTCGCCCTGCTCGGTGATGATGTCCAGCGCGTGCAGGAACGAGGCGACAGGGTCCGGGTCGTCCCTGTCGAACGTGAGGTAGCCGAGGTTTCCGCCGACCTGGTTGGCCGGCCCGCCCAGGCGTACGGACCGCTCGACGGCCGCCGCGTTGCGCTTGATCGCGTTTCGGATGGCGTCGTAGAAAGCGCCGATCGTGGGATAGGAGGCGCCGCGCTGCCGGGTGTTGAGGACGAACAGCGGTGCTTCCAGTCGCATGAACGACTCCAGCGCGGCGCCGGACAGTTTCGCCAGCCGCGGCCTCAGGTCGGGGGCGACTGCGCCGGGCAGGCCGCCGCTGCCGGGATAGGTCGGTTTGAGGCCCTTGATCGCGGGGCTTCCGCCGAGTGCGGCGACCATGTTGGCGGCGATGGCCATGTGGACCATCTCCTCCATCAGGACGCTGCGGATGGTGTTGTACGAGGGGTAGTTCTGCACCTCGAGCGAGTACATCGCGGCGCAGTACAGCGGCATGGTGGAGTGCTCCAGCGCGATCGCCGTCTGCAGGGCGCCGCGGATCCAGCTGAGGTCTCTGAGGTCGACCGGTGTGGGCATGTGAGGCTCCCGGGTGCGTCGGCGCTCAGGCTTCGGCGGACTCGTCGAGCGGCGGGAAGAGCATCGGCTGGAAGAAGTTCTGGAAGGACTCCTCCAGCTCGGGGTGCTGGTAGAACTCCGGCCCGGTCTCCTCGAAGATCGCGTCCCCGATGCCGCCGATGGTGTCGAACATCATCGAGACGATGGTGCCGACCTCCCGGCCGAAGTAGTGCGCCACCATGGCGACCGCACCGCCGTTCACGCCGTAGGAGCCGGTGAACGTCCATATGCGCGACGCGGTGTTGGCGATCCACATCCGGCGGCCGAGGGGCACGTTGAAGCCCTCGCCGCGCAGTCCGCGGGCCACCGCGGCCACACAGGTCAACGGCTCGTCGTTGACGATTCCGGAGCGGGCGATGACGCCGACGCCCGAGCAGTTGGCGGCGATGACCTTGCCCGCTTCGTGGTGGCGCCGGATGAGCTTGTGCACACGGTCGTTGGTCAGCAGCGCGCCGGAGCCGACACCGCCCGGGATGTACAGGATGTCGAACAGGTCGTCGTCGTTCAGTACCGAGTCGGCGACGACGTTCGTGCCCATCTGCATCTTGACGACGCCGGGCTCCAGGGAGACCAGGCGCACGTCGAGCTCGCGGTTGGCGGCCTCCCGCTCCCACGGCGCGATCTGTCCGCTGGTGACCAGCGCGACGCCCTTGAAGATCTCCAGCGGTGTGATGGTGTCCTGCTCGGAGCATGCCTCGTAGCCGAGAACCGCGATGGAGCCGATCTGGGCCGGCGCCCCGCCGGATGCCGTGGTACCGAGGGCGGGTGTGGACGTGGGTGTACTCACAGTGCTCCCCCATTCGTGTGTGTGCGGGGCCGGCCGGCTCGGACACCGCCGGACCTGAACCCGGCCCCGCCAGGAAACAGTGCCAACAGCACCGGGGTGGCTTCAAATAAGCAACCCGGGGAGGGCCATTACTTCAGTGAGGGCCCCCGGGATGGTTATCGGGGACTACCGCCCCGGCTATTTGGACCATTCAGGCCGTCCGGCTACTGTCCTTTCCCGGACGGGGAGTCCACACTCAAATGCTCGATTGGGGGATCGACATGTCTGAGCTGACGCAGAATTTGAGTCCGATCGATATGGCGGTGAGAATAGACCCGGGCCCACGGGATTTCGCCGCTCTGAACGAAGTCGTCCGTAAAGGCTCCCGCATCGGAAACGAGAGCCTGGACGAGGACGGCCACCTCAACGAGATCATCCCCAAGCCGTGGGGGCTCGAGTACCGCATCTACGTCGACGATTTCATCGACGTGTGGAATCTGAAGATCGACGAGGGCGAGTCCACGTCGATGCACGTGCACCCCCGCAAGCTGACGTATCTCCTCTGCCTCGCGGGGCAGGGTGTGACCGACACGCTGACGGGCGAGATCCCGGTGGGCAGCGGATCGGTCCTGCGCATCGGGGGCGGCGCCTTCCACTCCTCCCGGAGTATCGGCCCCGGCCCGCTGTGGCTGGTCGAGGTCGAGGCACCGCGCAACAAGTTCGACCTGATCCGGTTGCGCGACACCTACGACCGGCAGGGCACCGCCTACGAGCGGCACCACACCGAGGCACCCGAACTGCCGGCGAGGCCGGTGACGTATCTGCCGCAGGCGCGGCTGCGGGACCGGTCCCCGGGCTCGGAGTTCGCGTTCTCCATCCGGGCCGGTGCGGACGTGTTCTACCGGCGCCAGGAGCGGGACCTGTTCCACGTCCCGCTCGGCCTGACCGGAGTGGTCACCGGCGAGGTGGACATCCTCGCCCCTGCACAGGGCGACGTGCGCCGTCCCGCGCTGGACCAGTACTACCTCTCGCTCGCGCTCGCCTGACCCTCCGGGCCGGCCCCGGCCCGGACGACGGAACCCGCACCGAACGGCCCACTCAGCAACCACGCCGAAGAAGGAGCACACTCATGCCCAGTGCCGTCATCATCACCGGCCCCGGATTCCAGGACCACGACGTGGTCTACACCTACTACCGGCTTCTCGAAGAGGGCTGGCACGTGGACGTGGCCACCCGCAACGGCGCCGATGTCGTCGGCAAGTACGGCGTCCCGCTGCCCATGGACAAGACCGCCAAGCCGCTGATCGCCTTCGAGCAGCTGGACGCCGCGGCCTACGACGCGGTCATCCTCACCGGCGGCCACGAGGCGCCTGACCGGGTGCGCCAGGACGCCCGTGTCCTCGACTTCGTCCGCGCCATGGACGCGGCCGAGAAGGTCGTCGCCGGCCTGTGCCACGGCCCGTGGATCATGGTCTCCGCCGGCGTGCTCAAGGGCCGTCGCGCCTGCGCCTACATAGGTCTGCGCGACGATGTGATCAACGCCGGCGCCGACGTCGTGGACTCCGACGTGATCGTCGACGGCCACATCATCACCTGCTCCTACTACGCCTATGTGGGCCGGTTCATGCAGCGGGTCTTCGAAACGGTCGCCAAGAAGCAGGTGGCAGCGGCCTGAGTGGCCGTTGTCACCCGCGGGGGGCGCGCCCCCATCCCCCGTACGGCGCGCGCCCTTCGCATCCTCGAGGCCTTGAGGAGACACCTTGCTGATACTCGACTTCGACGGCGTCATCGCCGACGCCTTCACCGAGTGCGCTGTCGTCACCCACTACGCCGACCACGACCCGGCCACGGTCGCGGCCAAGCCGATCGCCGAGCTGGCGGCGGCCATGCCCGCCGGGTTCGTGTCCCGCTTCCGCACGGTCCGCACCTACGCCCGGCTGCTGGACGACTTCATGGTGGCCCGCGACCCCGCCGCCGACTCGATCCGTGGCCTGAAGGACTTCGAGGCCCTCGCGGCCCGCATCCCGGGGCCCAGGCTCGACGCCCTGGTACGGGGCGCGACCGCGGTACGGGCCGCGCTGCGCGAGCGCCGGCGTACGGAGTGGCTGGACCTCCACACCCTGTATCCGGGAATCGCCGGGCTGCTCCGCCGCCACAGCGGCAGAGGCACGTCGATCGTCACGGCGAAGGACGAGCAGAGCGTGTGGGAGATCCTGGCCCACCACGGTCTGGACGTCACCGTGGCCCAGGTCGTCGGCGAGTGCTCGGACAAGCGCACGGTCGTGCGGCGGATCGCCGCGGCCGACGGACTCCCGCCGGACGCCGTCACGTTCATCGACGACCACATCACCAACGCGCTCGCGGTGCGCGACACGGGTGCCACGAGCCTGTGGGCGTGGTGGGGCTACCACACGCCCGAGCACGTCGAGCGTGCCATCGCACGCAGGCAGCGGCGGGTGTACCTGCCCGAACTGGCGGAGCTGACCGCCTGATCGGCGCCTTCGCCCACCGCACCCCGCTCCACCGGACACATCTCACGACGGAGGATTGACATGCCGAAGGTTCTCTTCGCCCTCACCTCGCACGGCCGGCTCGGCGACACCGGCCGCACCACCGGCTTCTACGTCCCCGAGGTCGCCCACCCCGCCGAGGTCTTCCGGGCGGCCGGCTGGGACATCGCGTTCGTGTCGGTCGCCGGCGGGCAGCCGCCGCGCGACGGGATCAAGCCGGACGACACCGTCACGGCCCGATTCCTGGCCGACAACGAGGCAGCGCTCGCCGCCACCCCCACCGCCGCGGAACTCGACGCCGCCGACTACGACGCCGTCTACTTCGCCGGTGGCCACGGCACGATGTGGGACTTCCCCGACGCGACCGCGCTGGCGCGGCTGGCCGCGGCCGTCTACGAGCGCGGCGGGGTCGTCGCCGCCGTCTGCCACGGTCCGGCCGCCCTGGTGAACCTCACCCTCACGGACGGCTCTCATCTGGTCGCCGGCAAGCAGGTCTCGTCCTTCACCGACGAGGAGGAGGCCGCCGTGGGACTGTCCGACGTCGTGCCCTTCGCCCTGGAGACCGCCCTGACCGAACGGGGCGCGAAGTTCACCAAGGCCGCGAACTTCACCGAGCACGCGGTGGCCGACACCCGTCTCGTGACGGGTCAGAACCCGGCTTCGGCCGCCAAGGTCGCCGAACTGGCAATTCTTCAGAGCGCCAACTGACCAGTTGAAAAAGAAACGGGTTCACTATCAGCGGGGCGGATTCTCGCCGCCCCGCTGATACGATTTTGTAACTTTACAAGGGCTTGAAAGCGACTTGAAGACCCCCGCGATGCGGACCGGTATCGTTCGAACCGATGCTCGGGGCGGTCGCATAGCGCGGAACACCCCGACCACCGCCGGTTGGGGGGCCGGTACGACTATGCAGCTGGGATGGCTACAGACCTTCATCGCCGTATGTCACACAGGCTCGTTCACCAAAGCGGCCCGGCAACTCGGCCTCACACAGCCGGCGGTCACTCAGCAGATCCGCTGCCTCGAGAGCGAACTGGGCAAGCCGCTGTTCCACCGCACGCCGCAAGGCGCGACACCCACCGCGGAGGGAAAGGCGCTGGCCTACGAGATCGAGGCATCCATGGCCGAGATCAACTCAGCCGTTTCACGCCACTTCGCCGACACCACGGAGAACCGTCCCATCCGCCTGGGCGGGCCGGCGGAGTTGGTGACCGCCAGGGTCATGGCGTCCATCAGCCAGCTCATCGCCGCCGGCCTCGACGTCCGCATCAGCCTCGGCGAGGCGTCGAGCCTCCTGGAGGACCTTCGCAGCGGGCATCTGGACATCGTGGTGTCCACGATCCAGCCCCAGGGCCGCGGGGTGGACTTCACTCCTCTGACGGACGAGGAGTTCGCCCTGCTCGCCTCGCCCCGGATCGCCGCAGGGGTACCGGCGGACGCCGAGGACTGCGAGAAGTTGAAGGTCCTGGCGAAACTCCCGATGATCGCGTACGCGGAGACGCTGCCGATCATCCGCCGCTACTGGCGCACGGTCTTCGATGCCCCGCCACCGAGTCCGCCGGCGGTGGTGGTCCCCGACCTGCGCGCCGTGATCGCGGCTGTCACGTCGTCGGCGGGCATCTCGGTCCTGCCGACATATCTGTGCGCCGCGGAACTGGCCTCCGGGGCGCTGGTTCCCCTGATGGAACCGGAGATCCCGCCCATCAACACCCTCTACCTGGCCACGCGCTCCGGCACCCTCTCCGAACCTCGGCTGGCGCGACTCCACGAGCACCTGGTTCGCGATGCCCGGGGGTGGACGTGAGGGGCAGTGGGAGCTGCAAGGGCAGGTGAAGGGAGGGCCCTGTCTCGACAGTGGTCAGCGCGTGAACGCCTTGCGGAGACGTTCCGTCGCGTCCGCCAGCACCTCGGTGCGTTTGCAGAACGCGAACCGGACGTAGGGTGCCCCCGCCTCCTGGTGGTCGTAGAAGACCGCGTTCGGGATGGCGACGACACCCGCCCGCTCGGGCAGGGCGCGGCAGAAGGCGAAGCCGTCGCTCTCGCCGAGGGGGCGGATGTCGGTGGTGACGAAGTAGGTGCCCGCGGGCCGGAAGACCCGGAAGCCGGCGTCCGTCAGCCCCGCCGAAAGCAGGTCCCGCTTGGCCAGCATGTCCGCGCGGAAGGCGTCGAAGTACGAGTCCGGCAGGGCCAGCGCCTCGGCCACCGCGTACTGGAACGGCCCGGACGCCACGTAGGTCAGGAACTGCTTGGCCGACCGCACCGCCGCGACCAGCCCCGGCGCCGCCGTCACCCAGCCGACCTTCCACCCCGTGAACGAGAACGTCTTCCCGGCCGATCCGATGGTCACCGTCCGCTCGCGCATCCCGGGGAAGGTCGCCAGCGGTACGTGCTCCGCCTCGTCGAACACCAGGTGCTCGTACACCTCGTCGGTGACCACCAGCAGATCGCGCTCGACGGCCAGCTCGGCGATCGTCCGCAGTTCCTCGCGGGTGAGCACGGTCCCGGTCGGGTTGTGCGGGGTGTTGATCAGCAGCAGCCGGGTCCGGTCGGTGACGGCGTCGCGCAGCTCGTCCAGGTCCAGCCGGAAGCCGCCCTCGGACGGGCGCAGCGTGACCGGTACGCGCCGGCCGCCCGCCATCGCGATGCAGGCGGCGTACGAGTCGTAGTACGGCTCCAGGGCGACCACCTCGTCGCCCGGTTCCAGCAGCGCCAGCAGCGCCGCGGCGATCGCCTCCGTCGCGCCGGCGGTGACCAGGACCTCCGTGTCGGGGTCGTACGCGAGCCCGTAGCGCCGCTCCTGGTGGACGGCGATCGCGGCACGCAGCTCGGGGACGCCGGGCCCCGGCGGGTACTGGTTGCCGCGCCCGTCACGCAGCGCCCGTACGGCGGCCTCGCGCACGTCCTCGGGGCCGTCGGTGTCGGGGAAGCCCTGGCCGAGGTTGATGGACCCGGTGCTCACGGCGAGCGCCGACATCTCGGCGAAGATCGTCGTCCCGAACTCGGTGAGGCGGCGGTTGAGGAAGGGGCGCGCGCTGGAGGTCATGGCCGCCATCCTGCGCCCAAGCTCTCCAGTTCCTCAACTTTCCCTCATGGACGAACACCGGGGCATTCGACGTCCGGCACCGGTGCGCGGACGACCGCGCCGCCGGGGAACGCGCAGGCGGCCCATGAGACTGCTGCGGTTGAGTGACGAGGAGGACGGCTCCAGGAGGATGTCCACGATATGACCAATTGATTCCTCTTACCTTCTTCTGAGATTCCGATGTGCCGCGCAGCAGGCGGTCGCCTGCGTCCGCAACCCATGGAGGTCATCGAATGAAATTCCGTCCCTGGGTCGCAGCGCCGCTGGCGGGCGTGGCCATCGCCCTCGTGGCTCCGCCGGCCGGCGTCGCTGCGCAGACGTCCGCACGGCACGCGTCCGGCCCCCTGCGGCTCCATCGAGGGGACTATGGCGGCCACGGTCACCGCAATCCCTGGCGCCACTGTTACAGCCGGCGCCGTGTGGTGCTCATCGACAAGGGACTGAGGGCGATTCTGAGGAATGGCCGACGCGGGCCCGAGGCTCTCGTCCTCCAAGGAAGCTCGGCGTCCTCGTCCTGGTCGCCGGCGGCACCGTGGGACACCTTCTCCGTCTCGACGTATTTGGACGTGAACTATCCCACCCAGACCACCGCCCAGTACGAGTTCGCGATCAAGGGCTTCTTCAGGGTCCACCCGGTCTTCGTGGTGAAGGCCTTCGACCGCCATGAGCGAGCCTTTCCCTTTCCGGCCGCACACTGCATCGACGGCGAGGACGGCGAGGACGACGGTGGGCGCGGTCACCGCGGCGACCGTGGTCGTCCGCATGGTGGTAGAGGTGCCGAGGGAAGGGGCTCGTCCGGCTCCCCGTTGCCGCAGAAGGGGGACCACCGTCAAAGCGGCGGGGGTGGGCAGGGGACTCTCGCCCCCGGGGGCGCCGTCCCCCCCGTTCCTGTCCCACGGGACACTGCGACCGCTGCCTGTGGCGTCGACCTTCTGAGCGCGAAGCACATCTTGATCGCGGCCGTCGGTCTGCTGATCGTTCTGGGAATGCTGGCCACGGCCTGGCTTCGCCGCCGTCGTTCTGCCGCGTGACACTCGGCAGGAAGAGCTCGGCAGCGCCTGGCGGTTCGAACGCCACCTGCGGGTGCGCACCGCCGCTCTACTGGTCGTCGAAGGTCTCGGCGTCCTCGTCGGCGGAACTGCTGCTCCCGTCGGAGGCCGAGGTGTCCGAGGGGCTGGGCGTGGCCGAGGGACTGGACGTGTCCGAGGGACTGGGCGTGTTCGAGGAACTCGGGCTGCCCGAGGAAGTGGGTGCGTCCGAGGGGCTCGGGCGGGGGTCGTGGGGGCAGATCCAATAAGGACTCTTGATTCCGTAGCTCAGGCCCCACTCCCTGTCGCAGCCGCCCCAGTACGTCCCCACCCAGCCGCAGTAGGGGCCTCCATAGCTGTAACAGGGGGGCGCCCATGCCTGCGGGCCCGGATTCGGGAAGGGCGGCTGGGGTGATTCGGATTCGCTCGGCGCGATGCCGGAGGCGCTGACCACGCGGACCTGCGTGGCATCGGAACTCCGAGGCGTCCAGCCTGTGGAGAGGGGCAGGCCGATGGCTGAGGCGGAAGCCGCCACCGTTGCAGCGGCGAGACCGCAGCGGATCAGGCGCATGACTGTTCCTCCCGGCTTGATGGTCTGTGGCAGGTCTGGACGACCTCTGGGCACGGGCGCCGCCGCTGTGAGCGCTAAAGCTGAACGTATGGTTTTCAGATCGCCCTTACAGTCAGCGAACCGCCAGTCAGGTGGCCTTGCTCCGGTTTTTCACTCGAAGAGTCTCGCCTCGGAGCACGTCCCTGAGGGACCCTCAGAACTTGCTCAACTCTGCTTTGGCCGGTCACCGCCGCGGGCATCCCCCGACCACGCAGGAAGACAGAGGCGCCCACGGGGGGCCGCTTCGGGGGATGCGAAAGGGGGACGGCGCCATGGTCACCGGCATTTTTCTGGCGATCGTCTGCGTCGTTGTGGTGGCGCTGCTCGTGTCGGCACAGCGTCGTTCGAAGAAGGGGGCGGTGCGGTCGGGGGGCCGCTCCGGGGCGCGGGCACGCACGGGCCGGGGGCACGACGGCAGCTACGGGGGCAGCGGGGACACCGGGGCGGCAGCTGGTGGGTGGCCGGGGCCGACGGCGGTTCGTCGAACGGTCACCACTCCGGCGGTCACCACTCGGGCGGGCACCACTCGTGCGGCGGGGGCCACTCCAGCGGGGGCCACTCCTGCGGCGGCCACTCGTCGTGCGGGTCGTCGTGCGGGTCCTCGTGCGGCGGGGGCGGATGCGGCGGAGGCAACTGACACGGGGCAGTCGAGCTCCGGACGCATCCGGCCGTGCGGACCGGGTGACCGCCGGGAGGAATCCCGGCGGTCACCCGGTCCATGCGCCACAGGTCAGCACGGGACAGACGATTCCCTCTCCCGAGGGGGCGCGAGGGCGCGTGTTGACGGCGCTGTGCGTGAGACGTGCGCTCATTTCCGAGTCGTGGAGGGGCGCACGGCTTCCACCGCAACACTCCAGGCGCACGCGGTAGTTGAACAATTGAGCTGGGCAGCCCTCGTGGGATGGAAACCCTACGAACTTGGGTAAAAACGCTTTGCCGGAACGACAGTTCATGATTCCCTCTCAACACACCAACGCAGCCCGCGGACGCCCTTCGGACACCTGTCCGGCAGGAGTCCCTCCCCACCGGGCCGACCGGAAGCATTACCCGACTGGCTGAGCCGGCCTTGTCCCCGGCGCCACGACCGGGGTGCTCCGGATCCCCACTTCTCACTTTGCGTGCTAGCGGAGCCGATCCATGCTCACGACCCTGAACACCTCCTACACCGACACGCGCGCGGCCGATCTGGCCTGGACCCTGGGCCGCGAGCCGCTGCCCGCGCTCGCCACCCTCGACCTCGAACTCTCCGGTGCGCAGCTGCAATTGCGGCTCCTCGGCGCGTCCCACCAGGTGCTCCTGGAGGAGGAGCGGGGCGTCTGCTCGGAGACGGTGGCGTGCATCGCGGGCTCCAGCACCCCGCTGCCACTGGGTGTCGCCAAGCGGGTCGGCGACTGGGAGTACGAGTTCGCGGCCCGCGTCGAGGTGCTCTCGCCCGGCTCCTTCGCCGGCCGCGCCCAGGAGCTCCTGGCCCTGGTCTCCGACCACCCCAACGGCCTGGCCGGCGTCTTCCCCGGCAGCCCGCACGCGTTCACCGCGATGCTGGCCCAGCGTCATGAGGGCCAGGTCCACTGGCGCACCTGGCACGCCTACCCGCAGGACGGCCAGTTGGTGGCGACCCGGACCCGGGTCGGGGTGAGGCAGCGGACGAAACGACGGGACGACGCCAGGGAGAAGTCGGTCCTGTCGGGCAGGTGAGGACGATCGGCGCCCATTCACTCATGGCTGTGCACCGTCATCCCGGCCGGCGTGTGCGGACGAGCCCGTTCAGGCCGAAGCGACGCTCCGGGGGCGGTAGCCCCCACTCGGCCGCACCACCCCTCGGTGTCGAACGACCCGGCGCCACACGTGTGGGTGACAAGGCTGAGCGCAAGCGTGACGTAGCGTTCCGAACGTGATCGAACCGCACGCGCCCGCACCACCCGGCGCTGCCGCCTCCTGGGGTGGCGGCCGGAACCAGGCGCGGCTGCCCGTGGGCCCGGGCACCGGGCGGTTCCTGGTCCTCGCCGGGGTGTTCGTCTGCGCGGCCTGTGGACTCGTGTACGAACTCGAACTCGTCGCGCTCGCCTCGTACCTGATCGGCGATTCGGTCACGCAGGCCTCGGTCGTGCTGTCGGTGATGGTGTTCGCGATGGGGGTCGGCTCGCTCGCCGCCAAGCGGCTCCGCTGCCGCGCCGCGGCCGGGTTCGGCGCGGTGGAGGCGGCGCTCGCACTCGTCGGCGGCCTGAGCGCGATGGCCCTGTACGCGGTCTTCGCCTGGACCGGCGGCTGGGGCGGCGTCTGGTCCGGCGGCCCGCGCTGCCTGCTGGTCGCGTTCTCCCTGGCCATCGGGCTGCTCACCGGCGCCGAGGTGCCGCTGCTGATGGAACTGATCCAGCGCATCCGCCGCCAGGACGCGGGCGGCGCGGTCGCGGACCTGTTCGCGGCCGACTACGTGGGCGCACTCGTCGGCGGCCTCGCCTTTCCCTTCCTGCTGCTGCCGCAGCTCGGCCAGCTGACGGGTGCCCTGGTCACCGGTGCGGTGAACGCGGTCGCGGGCGGCGCCCTGGTGCTCGGGCTGTTCCGGCGCGACCTGTCCCGGCGCGGGCGCCGGCTGCTGCTGGTCGCCAACCTGCTCGTCCTCGGCGTACTCGCCGCGGCGGCCGTGCTCGTCGACGACTTCGAACGGGCCGCGCGCCACGCGGTGTACGGCGGTCACGTACGGGTCGCGCTGCGCACCGGCGGCCAGGAGGTGGTGCTGACCGGCGGCACCCCCGGCCGTCCCCTCGACCTGTTCCTCGACGGCCGGCTCCGTGTCGACGGCCGCGACGAACGCCTCTACCACCAGGCGCTGGTGCACCCCGCGATGAGCGGCGGCCCGCACGCGCGCGTGCTCGTCCTCGGCGGTGGCGACGGACTCGCGGCGCGCGAGGTGCTGCGGCACCCGGGGGTGCTGCGGGTCGACGTCGTCGACCAGGACCCGGCGTTGTTCCGGCTCGCCCGCCAGGACGCGGCCCTGTCCTCGCTGAACGGCCACGCCTTCGCGGACCCGCGCGTCCACGTCCATGCGGAGGACACGTTCCGCTGGCTGAGGCGGACCCGGGGGGCGTACGACGTGGTGATCGCCGACCTGCCCGGCCCCGGCGGCACGGCGAGCGCGAAGCTGTACTCGCAGGAGTTCTACGGCCTGTCCCGGCGCGTGCTCGCACCGGGCGGGCGGCTGGTGGTGCACGCGGGGCCGGTGACCGCCCGGCCGCGCGCGTTCTGGACGGTGGAGGCGACGGTACGGGCGGTGGGGCTCGGTACCACCCCGTACCGCGTCGACGGCCGCGCCCTGGAGCGCACGGCCGGGGCGGTCTGGGCGCCGCGCGACTGGGGGTTCGTGCTCGCCGCCCGCACCCGGCCCACGCTGACCCTGGACCCGCGCACGCCGTGCCTGCGCACGCTGACCCGGGCGGCCCTGCGGGCGGACGCACGGGCGGCGGCGCGCACCCGGGTGCCGGGGCTGCTCCCGTCGACGCTGGTGCATCCGAGGTACCAGGAATGAGCCTCCCGGCCCCCACGGACGTGCGAATCCCCTCCTGCACGGGTGCGGTTCGGGCGCTGCTGGGTAGGCTCGTCAGACATGGAGCATGAGGTGTTCGTTCCGGTTCCCGCCGAGCGGCTGAGCCAGGCGCTGGCCGACCCGGCCCGGGTGGCCCGCGCGATTCCCGGGCTCCAACAGGACGCGGGCACGGAGCCGGTCGCCGGCCGCCTCAAGGTGCGCGCCGGCGGCCACACGATCACCTACCGCGGCACCCTGCGGATCGAGGGGCGGGACGACGGCTCGTACGCGGTGGAGGGCGAGGCCACCGAGGCCCGCGGCACGGGCACGGCGAAACTGTCCCTGTCCCTGCGCCTGACCCGGGCCGAGGACGGCACCACGGTCACGTTCACGGGCACGGCCACGGCAGACGGCCGGATCGCGGACCTGCCGGCGGAGACGGTGGCGTCGGCGGCGACGCGACTGCTGGGACGGTTCGCCGAGAAGCTCGGGGAGGTGGCGGAGGAAGGCCCTCGGGAGATGACCGAACCGCCGTCACAGGAGCCGGCTCCCGAGGAGCGACCCGCCTCGGCCGGCGACACCGAGGTCCCCGCGTCGCCCCCCGAGCCCCTCGCCGAGGAGGTCGAACCCGGTCTCGTGCCCGATGCCTTCGACGAGGAGGTCGAAGGCGGCCTCGCGCCCGACACCTTCGACGAGGAGCCGCCCGCCGAGGCGGCGCACGCCCGTCG of Streptomyces cynarae contains these proteins:
- a CDS encoding LysR family transcriptional regulator gives rise to the protein MQLGWLQTFIAVCHTGSFTKAARQLGLTQPAVTQQIRCLESELGKPLFHRTPQGATPTAEGKALAYEIEASMAEINSAVSRHFADTTENRPIRLGGPAELVTARVMASISQLIAAGLDVRISLGEASSLLEDLRSGHLDIVVSTIQPQGRGVDFTPLTDEEFALLASPRIAAGVPADAEDCEKLKVLAKLPMIAYAETLPIIRRYWRTVFDAPPPSPPAVVVPDLRAVIAAVTSSAGISVLPTYLCAAELASGALVPLMEPEIPPINTLYLATRSGTLSEPRLARLHEHLVRDARGWT
- a CDS encoding DJ-1/PfpI family protein, which produces MPSAVIITGPGFQDHDVVYTYYRLLEEGWHVDVATRNGADVVGKYGVPLPMDKTAKPLIAFEQLDAAAYDAVILTGGHEAPDRVRQDARVLDFVRAMDAAEKVVAGLCHGPWIMVSAGVLKGRRACAYIGLRDDVINAGADVVDSDVIVDGHIITCSYYAYVGRFMQRVFETVAKKQVAAA
- a CDS encoding type 1 glutamine amidotransferase domain-containing protein; its protein translation is MPKVLFALTSHGRLGDTGRTTGFYVPEVAHPAEVFRAAGWDIAFVSVAGGQPPRDGIKPDDTVTARFLADNEAALAATPTAAELDAADYDAVYFAGGHGTMWDFPDATALARLAAAVYERGGVVAAVCHGPAALVNLTLTDGSHLVAGKQVSSFTDEEEAAVGLSDVVPFALETALTERGAKFTKAANFTEHAVADTRLVTGQNPASAAKVAELAILQSAN
- a CDS encoding ferritin-like protein, encoding MPTPVDLRDLSWIRGALQTAIALEHSTMPLYCAAMYSLEVQNYPSYNTIRSVLMEEMVHMAIAANMVAALGGSPAIKGLKPTYPGSGGLPGAVAPDLRPRLAKLSGAALESFMRLEAPLFVLNTRQRGASYPTIGAFYDAIRNAIKRNAAAVERSVRLGGPANQVGGNLGYLTFDRDDPDPVASFLHALDIITEQGEGGGEGTVETAAETFQKEGSHYARFAELRYGRRYQPLDAVPFSRETEREFFTGEEIVWPVVINTLAVPADGYEAVLALDPRGPEVRKELESFDDAYTQMMLALDTTWNGPVETWWPSLGAAVTQMDQMRVRSCFTIMRNEIPPEVVARLEELYPREFRSLERYTDLARPVFYGPRFLNNAA
- a CDS encoding DJ-1/PfpI family protein, with the protein product MSTPTSTPALGTTASGGAPAQIGSIAVLGYEACSEQDTITPLEIFKGVALVTSGQIAPWEREAANRELDVRLVSLEPGVVKMQMGTNVVADSVLNDDDLFDILYIPGGVGSGALLTNDRVHKLIRRHHEAGKVIAANCSGVGVIARSGIVNDEPLTCVAAVARGLRGEGFNVPLGRRMWIANTASRIWTFTGSYGVNGGAVAMVAHYFGREVGTIVSMMFDTIGGIGDAIFEETGPEFYQHPELEESFQNFFQPMLFPPLDESAEA
- a CDS encoding HAD family hydrolase — its product is MLILDFDGVIADAFTECAVVTHYADHDPATVAAKPIAELAAAMPAGFVSRFRTVRTYARLLDDFMVARDPAADSIRGLKDFEALAARIPGPRLDALVRGATAVRAALRERRRTEWLDLHTLYPGIAGLLRRHSGRGTSIVTAKDEQSVWEILAHHGLDVTVAQVVGECSDKRTVVRRIAAADGLPPDAVTFIDDHITNALAVRDTGATSLWAWWGYHTPEHVERAIARRQRRVYLPELAELTA
- a CDS encoding pyridoxal phosphate-dependent aminotransferase — translated: MAAMTSSARPFLNRRLTEFGTTIFAEMSALAVSTGSINLGQGFPDTDGPEDVREAAVRALRDGRGNQYPPGPGVPELRAAIAVHQERRYGLAYDPDTEVLVTAGATEAIAAALLALLEPGDEVVALEPYYDSYAACIAMAGGRRVPVTLRPSEGGFRLDLDELRDAVTDRTRLLLINTPHNPTGTVLTREELRTIAELAVERDLLVVTDEVYEHLVFDEAEHVPLATFPGMRERTVTIGSAGKTFSFTGWKVGWVTAAPGLVAAVRSAKQFLTYVASGPFQYAVAEALALPDSYFDAFRADMLAKRDLLSAGLTDAGFRVFRPAGTYFVTTDIRPLGESDGFAFCRALPERAGVVAIPNAVFYDHQEAGAPYVRFAFCKRTEVLADATERLRKAFTR
- a CDS encoding cupin domain-containing protein, producing the protein MAVRIDPGPRDFAALNEVVRKGSRIGNESLDEDGHLNEIIPKPWGLEYRIYVDDFIDVWNLKIDEGESTSMHVHPRKLTYLLCLAGQGVTDTLTGEIPVGSGSVLRIGGGAFHSSRSIGPGPLWLVEVEAPRNKFDLIRLRDTYDRQGTAYERHHTEAPELPARPVTYLPQARLRDRSPGSEFAFSIRAGADVFYRRQERDLFHVPLGLTGVVTGEVDILAPAQGDVRRPALDQYYLSLALA